Proteins encoded by one window of Lathyrus oleraceus cultivar Zhongwan6 chromosome 1, CAAS_Psat_ZW6_1.0, whole genome shotgun sequence:
- the LOC127093229 gene encoding uncharacterized protein LOC127093229: MVDIITRESPKRKANRVFINLTTLMMVVVKRASRLPLKLKAAPAIENRKIEIKSPKKLLKNISNKAMPFIEKMKKKKKGKDDWGDGGVWQKAIMMGDKCEPLDFSGVIYYDSKGKQVSEFPLRSPRATPAPALCSG; the protein is encoded by the coding sequence ATGGTCGACATAATCACCCGAGAATCGCCGAAGCGCAAAGCGAACCGTGTTTTCATCAACCTAACGACGCTTATGATGGTGGTGGTGAAGCGAGCAAGTCGTTTACCGTTGAAGCTGAAGGCGGCGCCGGCGATTGAGAATCGGAAAATTGAGATAAAGTCACCGAAGAAGCTTCTGAAAAACATAAGCAACAAAGCGATGCCGTTTATcgagaagatgaagaagaaaaagaaaggGAAGGATGATTGGGGAGACGGCGGTGTGTGGCAGAAAGCGATCATGATGGGAGATAAGTGCGAGCCGTTGGATTTCTCCGGCGTGATTTACTACGATAGTAAAGGGAAGCAGGTAAGCGAATTCCCTCTCAGGTCACCACGTGCGACTCCCGCGCCGGCTTTATGTTCCGGTTGA